From the Clostridium sp. Marseille-P299 genome, the window TTTCTTTAAAATGTTCTCTTAATTCCTTTCGTACCGCAGCATCCGTTTTGTAATCAAGGGCACTTGACGAATCATCCAATATTAAAATCTCTGGATGAGCTGCCATTGCTCTAGCAATCAATAAACGCTGCTTCTGCCCACCACTTAAATCTGCACCACGAATCGCAACTACAGTATCAAAACCCTTTGGTTTTTCTGAAATATATTCCGACGCATTTGCATAGTCAGCAGCTACTTTTACGTCTTCTTCCTTAAGGTCCCTTCCAAAACGTATATTTTCAAAGATTGTATCATTACTAATAAAATCATTTTGAAAAACAACGCCAAACTTTTCTCGAAGCTTCTTTATATCCATGGAGCGGATATCTTCCCCATTGATACGTATCGCCCCCTCATTAACATCATAAAATCGCATAAGTAGCTTGACTATAGTTGACTTACCAGAGCCAGTTGCACCAATGATACCTAATGTTTGACCTTTTTTAATGCCAAAACTGATATCAGTTAAATTATCTTCTTTACCATCGTAAGAAAAAGAAACATGATCAAATTCTACACAATAATCATTCCTCACTTTTGGTAAATCAATAACGCCCATCTCATCTGGTGCATTTAATACTTCTACAATACGTTTTGCAGATGCACTTGCCTTAGAATAGTTCGTAAAAATTCTAGAAATAAATAATAACGCATTTAAGATTAAAGTAACATATGTTAAAAAAGCAATAATGATACCTGGTTTAATCGCTCCACTATTTACACGGTAAGCTCCAGCTAAAATAACAAGTACCGTCCCAACATTTAAACATACTTGCATCATTGGGTTAACGCTGGACATAACCATCCCTGTTTTCTTTTCCTGAGTGGCAGTTGCACTATTACATGCATCAAACTTTTTCTTCTCATACTCTTCTTTTGAAAGTGCTTTAATAACACGAATACCAGTAATATTTTCGCGTACAACTCGAACGTAATCATCAATTCGCTTTTGAACCAATGTATACATCGGTATCCCGTATTTTGATACAATGTAAATGGTTACAAAAATTATTGGCATAACAGC encodes:
- a CDS encoding ABC transporter ATP-binding protein translates to MNQIMSYLKPYYFKMLIGLIIKTTGTIVELALPWILSYMIDDIIPLKNVNYILIWGGIMLCCAIAALICNTVANRMASSVARDTTEHIRNDLFSKIINLSNHQVDNFTLPSLVSRVTTDTYNIHQIVGMMQRLGVRAPIFLVGGTIITLTLDPVLTLVMIAVMPIIFVTIYIVSKYGIPMYTLVQKRIDDYVRVVRENITGIRVIKALSKEEYEKKKFDACNSATATQEKKTGMVMSSVNPMMQVCLNVGTVLVILAGAYRVNSGAIKPGIIIAFLTYVTLILNALLFISRIFTNYSKASASAKRIVEVLNAPDEMGVIDLPKVRNDYCVEFDHVSFSYDGKEDNLTDISFGIKKGQTLGIIGATGSGKSTIVKLLMRFYDVNEGAIRINGEDIRSMDIKKLREKFGVVFQNDFISNDTIFENIRFGRDLKEEDVKVAADYANASEYISEKPKGFDTVVAIRGADLSGGQKQRLLIARAMAAHPEILILDDSSSALDYKTDAAVRKELREHFKETTTIMIAQRISSIMSADAICVMEDGNIVGYGTHEELINSCDIYKEIAESQMSE